The DNA segment CCGTGTGATGACGCCACCCGGACCGGTTCCGATCAGCGACGACAGGTCGACGCCGTGGTCCCGCGCCAGCTTGCGAACCAGCGGCGAGACGACTTTGGACGCCCCGGACGGCCCACTCATGAGGATCGGGGACTCGCGCGGGCGGCGTTTGCGGGTGCTCCCCGTGCCGGGGCTGGTCCCGTACCCGATGAGGACGTTGCCCGAACCGGCCCGCTCCTCCTCGGTGTAGGAGTCCAGTGCGGCCACCGTGATCAGCGGCGCGCCCACGTCGAGCGTCGCGCCCTCCGGTACATGACGCGTCGCCACCCGGCCGGCGTGCGGGGACGGCACCTCGACGACCGCCTTCGCGGTCTCCACCTCGACCACCGGCTGATCGATCGTGATCACATCGCCCTCGGCGACCAGCCAGCGCACGACCTCCGCCTCGGTCAGTCCTTCGCCGAGGTCGGGCAGCACGAACGTGTTCATGCGTACTCCCACTGCAGCTCGTCGACGACGTCCAGGACGCGGTCCACCGACGGGAGCTGGACGTGCTCCAGCTTCGGCGGCGGGTACGGGATGTCGAACCCGGTGACCCGGCGGATCGGCGCGGCGAGCGAATGGAAGCAGCGCTCGGTCACCCGCGCCACCACCTCGGACGACACGCTCGCGAACCCGGCCGCCTCGGCGATCACCACGGCCCGGCCGGTCGAGCGGACCGCCGCGCACACGGTCTCGTCGTCGAACGGCACGATCGAGCGCAGATCCACCACCTGCAGGCTGCGTCCCTCCTGCGCGGCGGCCTCGGCGGCCTCCAGCGCGACCGGCACGGCGGGACCGTAGGCGATCAGCGTGGCATCGGTGCCCTCCCGCCGGACCACGGCCCTGCCGATCGGCGGCACCGGCTTCGACAGGTCGGCCTCGGCACGGGAGAAGTAGAGCTTCTTCGGCTCCAGGAAGACGACCGGGTCCGGGGACTCGATGGCCCGGCGCAACAGCCCGTAGGCGTCCTCGGGGGTGGCCGGGGCGACCACGTGCAGGCCGGGCGTGTGCGCGTAGTAGGCCTCGGACGAGTCGCAGTGGTGCTCGACGCCGCCGACGCCGCCCGCGTACGGCACCCGGATCACCAGCGGCACCCCGACCTTGCCCCGGGTGCGGTTGCGCATCTTCGCGGCGTGGCTGACGAGCTGCTCGAACGCCGGGTACGCGAACGCGTCGAACTGCATCTCGACGACCGGGCGCAGGCCGTTCATCGCCATCCCGATCGCCATGCCGAGGATGCCCGACTCGGCCAGTGGCGTGTCGAAGCAGCGCTGGTCACCGAACTCGGCGGTCAGCCCGTCGGTGATCCGGAAGACGCCGCCGAGCGGCCCCACGTCCTCACCGAAGACCATCACGGTGTCGTCGGCGCGCAGGGCGTCCCGCAGCGCCCGGTTCAGGGCGTTCGCCATGGTCAGCTTCTCGGTCATGCCGTTCCCTCCCGGGCCATCTCGTCGGCGACCATCGACTGCTGTTCGCGGAGTTGCGGGGTGGGTTCGGCGTAGACGTACGCGAAGAGCTCCCGGTAGTCGGCGACGGGTTCCTCGCCGAGTCCCTCGCGCATGCGGGCGGCGAGCGCTTCTGCGTGCTCGACAAATCGTGATCTGTCGGTTTCATTGATCAACTTTGTGATGCCCAGATAGGCCTCCAGCCTGACGAGCGGATCACGCCCCAGCCATGGAGCTACCTCATCTTCTGACCGATAACGCCCAGGGTCGTCGGCGTTCGTGTGCGCCTGCACCCGGTAGGTGTGCGCCTCCACGAGCTGCGGCCCCTCACCGGCGCGGGCCCGGTCCACGGCGTCGCCGAGGACACGCAGCAGGGCGGCGACGTCGTTGCCGTCGACACGCTCGCCCTTCACCCCGTACCCGATGCCCTTGTGCGCCAGCGACGGTGCCGCGGTCTGCCGGGCCAGCGGAACGGAGATCGCGTACTCGTTGTTCTGCACCAGGAACACCACCGGCGTACGGAAGACCGCCGCGAAGTTCAGTGCCTCGTGGAAGTCGCCCTCACTCGTCGCGCCGTCCCCGCAGACCGCCATCACCACGGTGTCCTCGCCGCGCAGCCGGGCCGCGTGCGCCACCCCGACCGCGTGCAGCAGATGGGTGGCGAGCGGCGTGGCCTGCGGCGCCACCCGGGTCTGCAGTGGGTCGTAGCCGCTGTGCCAGTCGCCGCGCAGCAGCGTCAGCGCCTGCACCGGGTCGACGCCGCGGGTCACGATCGCGGCCGTGTCCCGGTAGGTGGGGAACAGCCAGTCGCCGTCACCGAGCACCTGCACGCAGGCGACCTGGCAGGCCTCCTGCCCGTGCGACGAGGGGTAGACCGCGAGACGCCCCTGCCGGACCAGGGCGTTCGCCTGGTCGTTGAAGCGGCGTGCGGTGATCAGCGCGGCGTAGGCGCGCACCAGGGCCTGAGGGTCGGGCATCGAATGGCCGACCTGCGGAACGGGGTGGCCGTCCGGGTCGATGAGGGTCACCGGCTCCGCGGACGGCAGCAGGTGTGCTGCGTCACGTGTCATGCACGGATTCTCATTCCGGTGCCAAATGAACACCAGACCCCACAGAAAGTCGAGATATTGTTTAGAACGGGGGGTCCCCCCAGCGCAAAACGTCCAAGATCCCGTGCTCGGGGAGTCGCCCGGCGAGACAGGTGGCATCGATGCTCGACGACACCGACCGCCGCATCTGCGCCGAGCTGGCCCGCGACGGGCGGATGTCGATGCGTACCCTCGCCGAGACACTGCACATCTCCCGGGCGAACGCCTACGCCCGCGTCGCCCGCCTCCAGCAGGACGGGGTGATCCGCGGCTTCCACGCCGACGTCGACCCGGTCGCGGCCGGGCTGACCACTGCGGCGTACGTGACGCTCAACCTCCAGCAGGCGAACTGGCGCGAAGTCCTCGGCCGTCTCCGCACCCTGCCCGGCGTCGTGCACATCGGCCTGGTCGGCGGCGACTTCGACGTGATCCTGCTGGTCCGCGTCGCCGACAACACCGAGCTGCGCCACCTGGTCCTCGACGAGATCCAGGGCATGCCCGGCGTCGTCACCACCCGGACCCTGCTCCTCTTCGAAGAGTCCACCCCTCAGTGACGGATCCACTCCGGCGGCGTTGAATTGGTGGAAGATGGTGGGGCCTGGAGCACCCGCAACCCTCCACAAAGCCGCGTTCCTCCAAGATCGCTGTTACCGCCCGTAGCCGGCGACCATTCCGCAACCCGTGCGACATCCCCGCCGCGACTCCCGATGACGTCCTCCCCGCGACGCCCGATGCCGTGCCCGCCACGCCCGGGTGCTGTCGCCGTGGTGCTGTCCCCGCCTTGTGGCCCCGGGTTGCGGCCCCGCGTTGCTGTCCCCGCGTTGCTGTCCCCGCGTTGCGGCCCGCGTTGCTGTCCCCGCGTTGCTGTCCCCGGGTTGCGGCCCCGCGTTGCTGTCCCCGCGTTGCTGTCCCCGCGGTGCGGCCCCGCGTTGCCGGCCCCGCGATGCGGTCGCCCAGACGCGGTCCCCGCGACGCCCAGTGCTGCCCCACCCCCGCGGATCTTGGGTGGTCGTTGACCTGGTGGGGTGTGAAGTCGCTCAAGATTTGCGGGCGAGCGAACGGGCGAGCGGGCGGTGGGCGAGCTGGCGAACGAACGAGCGAACGGGCGAACGCGCGAACGGGCGAACGGGCGAACGGGCGGGCGGGCGGCCGAGCGAGTGGTGGGCGAGCGAACGGGCGAGCGGGTGGTGGGCGAGCGAGCGGGCGAACGAGCGAACGAGCGGGCGGCCGAGCGGGTGGTGGGCGAGCGAACGAGCGAACGAGCGAACGAGCGAGCGAGCTGTGGGCAAGCGAATGGGCGAACAGCCGAGCGAGCGGGCGGGGGCGGGGCCAGGCGGCGAGGGACAGGCGCGAAGGCTCGGCATGCTGGTGATCGAGAGGACCGGCAAGCCACCGATACACCCACGCGACCTGCACGTGAGGACCGCCCTAAACAGCCATCACCGGTGGGAACGTGTCCCGGCTCGGTTTCGCCTCGTAGTCCGACCATGCCGCTGCCAACCGAACAACCGCCTCCGACAAATCCCCACACGACGCCAGGAAATGGACTCTCAGGCGATCCCTACTGCCACCCGCCGGGTCCAGGCCTGAGCCGGGCAGGACCGCGACGCCGTGACGGAGGGCCACCTGGGCGAAGGATTGGCCGTCGCCGTGCGGTATGTGTACCCAGAGGGTCTGTCCTCCCGGTACCGGCGCGGCCTCCCACGACGGCAGCAGACGGAGCAGCTCTGACCGCAAGTGGTCGTGCTGCGCCAGGCGCTGAGCGGCCGATCGCGCGGCGAGCGCGTCCAGGTCGGGGAGCAGGGCGGCCGCCGCGAGTTGTGCGGGGACGTTTCCTCCGAGATCCATGACGGTGCGCATCCGCGCCAGCCGTGCGACCAGAGCGCCCGACGCCCGTATCCAGCCGACGCGCAGCCCACCCCAGACGACCTTGCTGAGCGAGCCGATCGTGATGACGTCCGCCGAGTGGACGGCCATCGGCGGCGGTGAGGGGTGGCCGGGGAAGCCCAGGTCGGTCAGCACCTCGTCGTCGATCAGCGGGATGCCGGCCTGCGCCGCGGACCAGGCCGCGCGATGACGTTCGGGCTCCGGCGTCACGGCGCCGGTCGGGTTGTGGAAGGCGGTGATGCCGTACCGCAGCGCCACATCGGCGGCCGGGGAGACGCCGAGGACGGCGCCTTCGGAACGGAAGGCTTCGAGGGCCCCGAAATAGGTCGGCGCCTGGACGAGGACGCGGTCGCCGGGGCGGACGAGAGTGCGGGCCAGGAGGGTGAGTGCCTGCTGACCGCCGGTCGTCACGAGGATCTGGTCGGGGGTGGTGGGGAGGCCACGTGACCGGTACCGATCAGCGATGGCCCGGCGCAGCGCGGGATGGCCGGTGGGGTGGTAGCCGATGTCCCCGGAGATGGTGGCGAGGTCGGGGAGGATGCGGGAGTACGCCTCGACGAGTTCGGCCGGGGGTGCGTCCGGCGCCGCGCAGGCCAGCATGACGACGCCGTCGCGGGGTTCGAGCAGGTGGAGGAACGCGGGCGCGTCGGTGGTCGGGCGCGGTGTGCCGGACGCGGGACCGGCGACCCGGGTGCCGCTGCCCTGCCGGCGGACGATCCGGCCCTCGCCGGCGAGCAGGTCGTAGGCGGCCACCACCGTGCTCCGGCCCACCGCGAGGGCCGCCGCCAGTGCGCGGTCCGGTGGCAGCAGTTCGCCCGCCGGCAGCTCGCCGTCGTCGATCATCGTGCGGATCCGCGCCGCGAGCAGCAGATACAGGGCACCCCGCCCGGACGACCACCGCCCCAGCCGCTCCACGATCCCGATTGGCTCCATCGGCAGACCAATCTAGCGGCATTGGCTCTGCCGCACGAGCCCCGGCGACACGACGATGGGGGACATGACCGTTTTCGCCACGAGTCCGATGACTTCGCTGATCGATGGACATGTCCGGTACGACCTCGCCGAGAGCACCTGCCCGCCGCTGACGGTGGGGGAGCTGGCCTCGCCGGAGGAGATCGCCGCGGTGCCGCTCGGCTACGGCACGACCCGCGGTGACGGGAGGCTGCGCGGCCTGGTGGCGGCCGGTTCCGGCGTCGGCGCCGAGCAGGTGCTGATCACGGTGGGAGCGGTCGAGGCCATGTTCCTGCTGGCCCAGGCGGTCTGCGGTCCGGGCGATCACGTGGTCGTGGTGGCGCCGTGTTTCCCGCCGGCGCTGACCGTTCCGGCCGCTTTGAAAGCAGAGATCGATATCGTACGGGCGGAGTTCGACTCCCATTACCGCCTGCCACTGCGCGAGATCGTCCAGGTGCTCGGCCCGCGTACGAAGCTCGTCTCGCTGGCGTCCCCGCAGAATCCCGCCGGCGTCCGCCTGACTGCGGCGGAGCTGCGGGAACTCGACGAAGCCGTGCGATCCCGTGCTCCGCAAGCGGTCATCCTGGTCGACGAGACGTACCACTTCTCGACGTACGGCGACGCACCCGTCCCCGCCTCCGCGGCCGGCCTGTCGTCACGCGTCGTCACCTGCGGCTCGGTGTCGAAGGCGCACGGCGCTCCCGGCCTGCGACTGGGCTGGCTGACCGTGACCGATCCGGATCTGTACGACCGGCTGCGCGAGGCGAAGTTCAACACCACGATCGCCTGCTCCGGCGTGGACGAGTTCCTGGCGACCCGGGTCCTGGAGCGGGCGCCGGAGATCCTGGCGGTGCGGGCGGAGTTCCTCCGTGACCGGCTTGACGAGTTGCGGTCATGGGCATCGCGGCACGGCGTCGAGATGGTGGTCCCGGACGGTGGCCCGCTGTGCTGCCTGCGAGCGCCGGACACGTCGTTCTACCAGCGGCTGGAGGCGCGTGAGGTGCGGGTGGCGCCGGGTTCCTGGTTCCGCGAGGACGATCGCGTCTTCCGGCTCGGTTTCGGTCACCTGCCGGCGGAGGACTTCGGTGAAGCACTGGAGCGGCTCGGGTCGGCCCTTCAGGGGTAGAGCGTAGTCAGCTCCGAGCCGATTCGCGCGAGCTCCACCCGTACCGAAGAAGGCTCTTGAACCTCGGCGATCGAACCCCAGCCGGCCAGTGTCTGCGCGATGTCCCGTGGCGTCGGGGCGCCGACCCGCACCCGCACCCGGCCGTCGGCCTCGGTCCCGCCCGGATGGCAGTGGCGTCCGAAGTGGTCGCGCAGCACCCAGAGGAAGCGTTCCGGGATCAGCACGACGGCCCAGGTCCGGGAGCGGCGTTCCTCGATCGCGCTGACCACCCGGTCCCACGCCGTGGCCAGGGTGAAGTCGTCCGGGCGGTCGAAGGTCTCCTCGGTCACGGTGAGGTCGCCGATCCGGTCGAGCCGGAAGGTGCGCTGGCCGCGATCGGTGCCGGCCAGCAGGTACCACACGGCGTCCTTGTCGATCAGGCCCCACGGGTCGGCCTCCCGCTCGGCGTCCTTGTATCGGAACCGCACCCGCTGCCGCCGCACCACCGCCTCCTGGAGTACGCGCACTTCGGGAGGCTGCGAGCGGACGCTCTCACCCCAGCCCGCCGGGTCGACGACGACCGCGCCGGCCGCCACCTGAGCCTCGCCGCGGTAGGTCTCCGGCAGCGCCCGGAGCAGCTTGCGCATCGCCGCCCGCACCTCCTCGGAGGCCGCCGACGCCGGACCGGCCAGCAGGAACAGCGCCCGCGCCTCGGCCGAGCTGAGACCGCTCAGATCGGTGCGGGCGCCGCCGACGAGCTGCCAGCCGCCGTGCCGCCCGGGCTGCGGATAGACCGGGATGCCGGCGGTGGACAGCGCCTCCAGGTCGCGGCGGGCGGTGGCGACCGAGACCTCCAACTCGGTCGCGAGTTCGGCGGCGGTGATCCGGCCGCGCGCCTGCATGAGCAGCAGGGCGGCTACGAGACGGTCGGCGCGCATCCCGATATTTTAAGTGCTCAGAAGGTGAGCACTTAACCCCGCAGGATGAGTGGCATGACTGCACTTCGCGGATTCACCACCGTCACCTTCTTCGCCGACGACCTGGACGCCGCCCGCTCGTGGTACACGTCGGTCTTCGAGATCGAGCCCTACTTCGACAAGGGCGGCGCCTACCTGGAATGGCGGGTCGGCGACTACCAGCACGAGTTCGGCGTGCTGAAGAGCGCCTTCGCCCCGCATCCGGTGAGCGGCGGGCAGGCGTCCGGCGCGATCATCTACTGGGCGGTCGACGACGTCGAGGCGGCCTACCAGCGGCTTCTTTCGCTGGGCGCCTCCGAGCACGACAAACCCACCGAGCGAGGGACCGGGTACGTGACGGCTTCCGTGCTCGACCCGTTCGGCAACATCCTCGGCGTCATGCGCAATCAGCACTACCAGGACGTCCTGGACGCCCGGCGTTGACCCTCGAGCGGCTCGAGGTCCTAGCCTCCCGGGCATGCTCCCACTCGAAGAGATCTTCCGCGCCTCGTGGGGCGCCGACACCTGCGACCCGCACGACCTGCCGCACTGGCACCCGGGCAATCCCGCCCGCGGCCAGTGCGGCGTCACCGCCCTGATCGTCCAGGACCTCCTCGGTGGCGATCTCGTCCTCGGCGAGGTCTTCACCGGGGACGTCAAGGTGGGGTACCACTACTGGAACCGGCTCCCCGGCGGCCGCGAGCTCGACCTCACCGCCGACCAGTTCTTCCCGGCCGAGACCGTCGTCGGGGGCACCGTCCAGCAGCGTCCGCCGGGCGCCCCGTCGCGCTGCCGCGAGCAGTACGAACTGCTGCGGGGGCGGGTCCTGTCAGCGGTAGCCGCTGCACAGTGGACTGACGTCACTCCTCTAATGGGGGATTCCTCCGGCACCGCTCCGCATTCGCGCAGGTGACGGATACCCCGGATGGGCGTCGGCCGTTCGCCCGGGGTTGCGGCGGAGTGCGGCGCTTTAGGTTCCCTCAGCTTCGTCGACTTAGTTGGAGAGAGCCGAGCATGTCCCCACACGAGAACTTCCAGAACGTGGCCACCGGCAACGCGAGCGTCGGATTCCAGATCGGCAAGAACACCGGGACCGTCACGCCCAGCCCCAGCCCGGTCGACCTGCTGAAGGCCGTCCTCGACCAGTCGCCGCTCGCCGGCGAGGCGCGGATCCGGGCCGACCGGGAGATCGCCACCGCCCGTACCGCGATCGTGAACGGCGACAGCGGCGAGGCGACGCGGGCCCTGACCCGGCTCGCCGGCTGGACCGAGGGGATCGCCGGATACGGCGCCCTGATCGGCGCGGTCATCTCGGTGGTCCAGGGGATCGCCTCGTGACCATGTACACGAACGTCGCCGACGATGTCGGCCTCCAGGTGGGCGTGCTGCACGGCAACGCCTACGTCTACCAGACCGCCCCGGCCGCCACACCGGCCGAGAAACTCCAGGTCGCGATCCACTACCTGCGCGGCGGGTCACCCCGGGAAGCGGAACGCCGCCTCGCCGCCCTGGTCTACGAGGACCGGATGAGCTCCGCGGAGATCGCCTACCACTGGACGCTCTCCGTGCTCAGCGGACGGTCGCTGACCAGCCTGGGCGGCGGCGACATGAACCAGTTGGAGCAGGCGTTCGCGATGGCCCAGCAGTACCCGAGCGGCCGCTGGTGGCGCTGCGTCGAGGTGATCCGGATGCTGGTGAACGCACTGCTCACCGCCGGACCGCTCGACCAGGCGCTGAACGCGTACTCCACCCTGCCCGATTCTGATCGCGCGGAGATCGAGCGTCATCTCAGTCTGATGCTCTCCGGTGTCGCGCAGGACCACATCGAGCAGCTCAACGAGGCGCACGTCCGATTCGCGCGGACGGCCGGCGAGCGGGCGGCCCGCGTACCGAAATTCTTCGAACCCGATCCGGCCGAGCCGATCGCGAAAACGGTCCGCCCGGCGCCCGCCGAATCGACCTGGCTGCCGCTGGCCGGCGGTGGCGCGCTGCTGTTCTTCGGAGCGGTGACGCTCGTGCAAGCCGCCGCCGCCCGGAGCGTGCTCGCCGCCGTGACCGTTTTCGTCCTGCTCGTGGCCGGCGGGTACGCGGTGGTCCGGCACGGTCTCGAGCGCGCCTTCCTGCGGAGTCGCCTCGCGGCCAAGGAGGCCGAGTTCCGCAGCGGGGTGCGGTCGCCGTTCCTCGTCCCGCCGGTTCCCGGCTCGGTTTCCAGCTCCTTTCCCAGCTCGGTTTCCGGCTCCTTTCCCAGCTCGGTCTCCGGCTCCTTTTCCGGCTCCTTCTCCCGCGTGATCGACTCGCTGGTCGACGCCGCTTTCGTGAATCAGCAGCCGCGCGAGCACCACCTGCGCGACGCCTTCTGGAACGACACCGCCGGCTTGCGCACGGCATTGCGGGGAGACCTTCTTGATCTGTACGGCGGCCGCGGCGTGCGACCGGAGTCGATCAGATATCTGGCGGTCCACCACGCCGAGGTGATCGCCGGGCGCTGGCGTGACGGAACACTCGACGACTTCCGCCGCCGGAACCGTCCCGCCTCGACCCCGCCCGCCTTCCTGGCCGGTGTCGCCGCGCTCTCCGCAGCGGTGGCCGTCACCCTGCTGTCGATGACCACGCTCACCTTCTGCTCGCTGGTGCTGGCCGCCCCTATGCTCTTCTTCGGCGCCCGGTTCGCCCACCGCGGAGGCCTGGCCCTGTACGGCGAACGTCGCCGCCTCACCCTCGACGCGACCGAATTCGAACAGCGGCACCAGGCCGAGGTGGCAGCCTTCTCCCGGTGGACCGCCTGGCTCGCCGACCGGCCCACCGACGTGGAGATGGGCCTCTGGCTGGCACTCGACCTGGCCTTCTGGAAACGCGGCGTGATGGGCGACTACCGCCTCGCCAACCGCGACCTGCTCACCCATCTGACCCTCACGGAAGCGGCGCCGCGCAGCTCCCGTGCCCGGGATGTGGGAGGGCCGTTCCGGCATTCGGCATACACGGTCCTGCTCTTCCTGCTCACCGAAGCCGGCGTCCGGCAGGTCCAGGCCCGCCTCGACTTCGTCACCGGCACGTTCTCGGCGGAGCGGCGCACCACGTTCCGCTACGACGCCATCGGATCCGTCCAGGTCACCGAGGTGGGCCTGCGCGCCGACGAGCAGAAGATCGTGACCCGGCAGGCGTTCCAGCTCGCCCTGGTCAACGGCCAATCGATCCGTGTCCTGCTCGACGACTTCAGCGACGACGCGATCGACTACCTCCGCGAGAACCCGGACCACCTGGCCCGTCTCGCCTCCGACGCCTCAGGGGTGACGAGCGCCCTGCACATCCTCGAAGCGGTAGCCGCCGACGGCCGCGACTGGATAACCCTGGAACGCCAGCGCCTGACCCGCCGCCTGCCCCGCCAGCACCAGCCCATGCCGTCGCCGGTCACCCACCCCCAAATCCCGCGCTGACCAGGTCTCCCGTCGCCGTCCCGTCCCCGTCGCCGTCCCCCTAGCCGTCCCCGTCGCCGTCGCCGTCCCGTCCGTCCCCGTCCGTCCCTGCCGCGCGTCACATCGCGTCGCGCCGCCGGGACAAATCGGAAATGTCCCCGGCCCGCCAAACCTCACTGGCCCGCCCAAGCTCCTTCGCCCGCCCGAACTCGCCTGACCTCGCCTGCCCGGTATCGCCCGCTCGGGGCCAGCTGTGACTCATTGCTGTGTCAACGCCTCCTCCACAGCCATAGGTCACAGCTGGTCAGGTCTGGCTGTGGCTCGTTGCTGTCGCGGCGTGTCCGAGGCGGCCATAGGTCACAGCTGGGAGGTCTGGCTGTGACTCATTGCTGTGTCGACGTCTCCTCCACAGCCATCGGTCACAGCTGATCGGGACGGGCTGTGGCTCGCTGCTGTCGTCGCGTCTCCGAGGCGGCCATGGGTCACAGCTCGGAGGCCGGGCTGTGACTCATTGCTGTGTTAACGCCTCTTCCAAAGCCATGGGTCACAGCTGGCCGGGTCTGGCTGTGGCTCGTTGCTGTCGCCGCGTCTCCGAGGCAGCCATAGGTCACAGCCGGGAGGGACGGGCTGTGACTCGTTGCTGTTGAAGGGCTCCAGGGCAGCGATGAGTCACAGCCGCAGTGGCCGGCTGCACGGGAGAGCCGATAATGCGGGCGTCGATTGAGCGCTGGCCTACAGCCAGTCCTGCCTGGCTGGACGGGCGAACGGCAGATCGGGCTCCAACAGCCCGGCTCACGGTCGGGGGAACGGCTCCACGAAGAGCATCGGGCGAATCGCGGCCGGCAGTCGCTCGACGGCGCCGGTGCGGAGGGAGAGGCGGATTCCGGCGGAGGGTTCGCGCGGCGAATGCCACGGCTGGCAGCCGAGCAGAATGTGGTCCCGGTCCTCCCAGATCGGCTCGCGGTAGGAGCCTTCCGGCAACCAGTGGACCTGCGGTTTCGGGTTGGGGCGGAGAGGAAACACGGTCACCGCCGGCGGATTGGCGCGGGCTGTCCACAGTCGGTCACCGCCGAGGGTGAGGCGGGCGGTCAGGTCGACCGGCACGGTGATCTCGGCGTGGTCGGGGCGGATCACCGTGATGCCCTGCCGCGTCCGGGTCAGGCCGGTGCCGGTGAGCGGGTCGATCTGCTGGAACGGGTGCGCCGCCTCCCGTGGCTCCCCACCAGGAGTCCAGCTCATCGTGGAGCCGTGGCCGCCGGTGAAGTACACCGTGTGCCCGTGTGTCCCGACCACCGAGAGAGGACGATCGGCCGGCCACGGCATCGTGACGGTGGGGCCTCCGTCGAGATCCACGACACGGAGACGATTCTGGTCGTTCTCGGACACGACCACCCGTTTGCCGTCACTCATCAAAAGCAGGTCGGGTGACCGTACGTCATCGATGAACGTCATTTCGGCGGTGCTGGAGATGAGCTGGGCCACGCGATTCGGCCCCGCCATCAGAATGCCGCGAGCGGTTTGCATGGCCCGGGTCCAGGCCGCGGCTTCCAGCCGCACATTCGCCATCGGTACGCCGTCAGAACCGTTCGTGAGAGTCCCGTCGGAGAACAGCATCCCGGCACGCGGGGGAGGCCCGAACGGGATCGCGGACCGGGATTGCCGCCGCAAGGGTGCCGGCCGGGGCGTGAACCGCATGGCTCGCATCGTCGCCTTCCCCGCCGGCCGGGCACCGCGCTGAGCGGGCTTGCTCGACGGGGGAGAAGCGCGCCGCCCGAGCATGAGGCGCAGCCTGTCGGATTCATCAGCGACGATGTGCAGCAGCCCGGAATCCTCGGCGAAGGTGAGGCCGGCCCGGACATCCGCCGGTTCCACGAGCAGGCGCGCGGCCAGTGCGGCGACGGTCACCTCGTACGGCATCGCCGCGGACCACCGCAGCACCGCTTCGAGATCTTCGGCGAGCCGCCCGTACCGGTGATGGGCGTCCTGGGCCCGCACCATCCGCGCCCGCTCCGGTGGCAGCGCCAGGACCGTGTCGACCCGTGCCGGTTCGCCTGGCCGATAGCGATCAGTGCCGTCGCGGACCAGGATCCCGGCCGCGGCCAGCAGGGGCAGGCTGTCCCGCCTGAGCAGCACGGGTGGGACGCCGAGTTCGGCGGCGATCTCGTCGAGGCGGCGCTGCCGGTTCTCGGCGCGCCGGGCCGCGTCGGCGTGCTGGGCGGCGTTGCGCTGGTCGAGGTCGGCGTGCCCGGTCGGCAGGGGTGTCCGGGGGAGCGGCCAGACCGGCGTGTCGAGCCAGCCGTCCGGGCGCTGGTGCTCGTGTCCCCACGCGGCGACCTGATCGGTGGTGACCGGCCCGCCGTGCGCCCCGGCCGCCTCGCCGACCACGCCGGCGAGCTCCATCACGGCGTACCCGAGTTCGCTCAGCCACCCGCTGTTGCCGGTCCCGGTGGCGGGCCGGCCGCGTCGCAGCCAGACCGGGGGCT comes from the Actinoplanes sp. OR16 genome and includes:
- a CDS encoding DUF6042 family protein, whose amino-acid sequence is MRVFESDDYRPESGLLVLRDPGIAGDSPRALPHSYDRSDEPAGTFAGSGAGWLACHSLDGRLRVRISSHDQRPRDVSDISDLSEIPYLSFSGSVVVAGGPVLDLGGGGSFRVRVGRSADRLVVQFWPVPDIEPPVWLRRGRPATGTGNSGWLSELGYAVMELAGVVGEAAGAHGGPVTTDQVAAWGHEHQRPDGWLDTPVWPLPRTPLPTGHADLDQRNAAQHADAARRAENRQRRLDEIAAELGVPPVLLRRDSLPLLAAAGILVRDGTDRYRPGEPARVDTVLALPPERARMVRAQDAHHRYGRLAEDLEAVLRWSAAMPYEVTVAALAARLLVEPADVRAGLTFAEDSGLLHIVADESDRLRLMLGRRASPPSSKPAQRGARPAGKATMRAMRFTPRPAPLRRQSRSAIPFGPPPRAGMLFSDGTLTNGSDGVPMANVRLEAAAWTRAMQTARGILMAGPNRVAQLISSTAEMTFIDDVRSPDLLLMSDGKRVVVSENDQNRLRVVDLDGGPTVTMPWPADRPLSVVGTHGHTVYFTGGHGSTMSWTPGGEPREAAHPFQQIDPLTGTGLTRTRQGITVIRPDHAEITVPVDLTARLTLGGDRLWTARANPPAVTVFPLRPNPKPQVHWLPEGSYREPIWEDRDHILLGCQPWHSPREPSAGIRLSLRTGAVERLPAAIRPMLFVEPFPRP